In the Clostridium cellulovorans 743B genome, AAAACAGCTTCTGAAGCGGCTGGAATACCTACAGGTTGGATACATCTTTTAGAAACAAGAGATGATGTAAATGAAATGTTAAAACTGGATAAATACATTGACTTATTAATACCAAGAGGTTCAAATGAATTTGTTCAATATATAATGAAAAACTCAAATATCCCAGTTATGGGTCATGCAGATGGTATCTGCCACTGTTATGTAGACTCAGAAGCTGATTTAGATATGGCAGTAAAGGTCGTACTAGACTCAAAAACGCAATATGTATCTGTATGTAATGCTACCGAAACACTTTTAGTAAATAAAGATATCGCAAAAGAGTTTCTTCCTTTGTTAAAAATAGAGTTAGACAAAAAAAACGTTGAGTTAGTAGGTTGTCCTGAAGCCCAAAAAATTATCTTTGTAAATTCTGCTTCGGAAGAAGATTGGAAAACAGAATACCTTGACTATAAGCTTTCTATAAAAATAGTTAAAACCATTCAAGAAGCCATAGAACATATAAATACTTATAGTTCAGGACATACTGAGGCTATTATTACTAAAAACAAAGAAAGTGCTGAACTATTTATGAATCTAATTGATTCTGCCAATGTATTCTGGAATTGTTCTACAAGATTTAGTGATGGCTTTAGATATGGCTTTGGTGCAGAAGTTGGAATAAGTACTAGTAAGCTTCATGCTAGAGGTCCTGTTGGACTTGATGGGCTTCTTATTTATAAATATAAATTGTATGGTAATGGTAATATTGTTCAAGATTATGCGAATAAAACCAAAACTTTTACGCATAAAAAAATATAAACTTCTCATTATATTAATTTTAAGGGGTAACCGAAAATTCAAAAGTAAATTTTTCAGTTACCCCTTAACTAATCATATTTAACTACTTAAATTCAACTTTTTAAGAATAGTTTTATTAAACAACTCTGATACCTTCTGTATAGTTGGTCCAGCTATAAAAGCTGCAATAACCGTAACAACTCCTATTTTCCCTCCAAAGGTAAATCCCAGTACTAGCGATATAACATCGCAGATTATTTTTGCCACTTTATATTCTCTCTTTATCTTATCTCTGATAACCATAACTACACCTGTAACTGGGTCCATTCCAATATTAGCTGATATAAAAATACCAACACCTAGGAATAGCATTGAACATCCTAAGAAAGCGGTTAATATTCTTCCGCTCAAGTCATTGGATATATTCATAACTTCATGTAGTTTAAATCCTAAACTTATAAAGTTACCCATAGGTACTGCATAAATAAATGTCCCTATGTTTATATACTTCCTACCAAATATAAATACTATCGCAAGAAGAATAAGATTTACTAAATTTGTTACTAACCCAAGCTTTTCTGGTTGGAACCCAAGTATATTACGAACCCCATCATATAAAACTGCAATAGGGTCATTTCCTAACATTCCTGCTGAATTAAACGCTAGTCCAAAACCTACTAATGAAACGCCAACTAATGCTATTATTACTTTCATAAAAAAAGCTGTATATGATTTATCCTTAGTTTTTTGAATTATGTTGTCCATTCGAACACCTTTCCTGTCATTTGTTAAATTAGTTTTGGTAATACTGATTCACCAATTGTATCCTTAGGCATTTCTAATTGAAAATTAGCAGCTATAGTAGCTCCAATAGCAGCAAAGCTATCACTTGTTTCTATTAAACCATTTCCACTCATAGCTGGTGAATATGCTAAGAAAGGAACTAATTCTCTTGTATGGTCAGACCCTATATAAGTTGGATCATTTCCATGATCTGCAGTAATTATTAATAAATCATCTTCTTTTAATTTCTCTAATACCTTACCTAAATTAACATCAAACTTTTCTAGTTCTTCTGCATAACCAACTGGGTTTCTTCTATGTCCCCATAATGCATCGAAATCAACTAAGTTAACAAAACACAATCCGTTGAAATCCTTATCCATTATCTCTAATGTTTGCTCCATACCATGAACAGAGCTCTTAGACTTATGTGCTTCTGTTATACCTTCTCTATCAAATATATCATTTATCTTTCCAACAGATATTACATCAAAACCATTATCCTTTAATGTATTTAGGGCTGTCTGTCCAAATGGTTTTAAGGCATAATCATGTCTATTACTTGTACGGCTAAATTCTCCCTTTTTCGCTCCTATATATGGTCTTGCAATTATTCTTCCAACCTTCCATTCATCTTTAAAGGTTAATTGTCTTGCAATTTCACAACAACGATAAAGTTCCTCTAATCCAAAGGTTTCTTCATGACCACAAATTTGTAATACGGAATCTGCTGAAGTATATACTATCATATCTCCAGTCTTCATTTGGTGCTCACCAAACTCATCTAAGATTTCAGTACCACTAGCACTCTTATTACCTACGATATTGTGGCCAGTTTTTATTTTTAGCTCCTCTAAAAGTTCATCTGGGAATCCTGTATCTGTGAATGTTTTAAATGGAGTTTCTATTTTTAGACCCATCATTTCCCAATGACCAGTCATTGTATCCTTACCTATACTTGCTTCTCTCATTTTCATGAAATATCCTAAAGGCTTTTCAACTGGCTCTACATTCCTTATTGAATGTAGATTAGCCAACCCTAGCTTTTGCAAGTTAGGAATCTTAAAACTTTCAACTGATTCTGCTATATGGCCTAGGGTATCTACCCCTACATCACCATATTCTTTTGAATCCTTCATTTCTCCAACGCCAAGAGAGTCTATTACTATTGTAAAAATTCTTTTATACTTTTTCATATTAGTTTCTCTCCTTATCAGATTTTATTAAGTTTCTAATTCCTTGTATTGCAACTTCTATTGCTGTTTCAGTATCATGCACCTGTATATTTTCTAATCCTGATTTTTCACGTTCTTGATTAGCAACTACCAAAAATACCGAACCAACTCTTACTCTTAAATAACTACCTACTACAAACAAAGCAGCTGATTCCATTTCAGATGCAAGAGTTCCACATCTTAACCATGCATTCCACTTATCCATTAATTCATAACTAACAGGTTTTGTTTCTGGAGAGTGTTGACCATAAAATGAATCTTTACATTGTACTACTCCCACATGATGTGTTTTGTCTAGTTCCTTACAAGCTTGCACTAATGAGTTTGCTACATCGAAATTTGCTACTGCAGGGAATTCAATCGGTGCATATTCTTTACTTGTACCTTCCATCCTAATAGCTCCAGTAGCTACAACTACATCTCCGCCCTTAACATTTATCTCCATTCCACCACAAGTACCTACTCTAATAAAAGTATACGCTCCACACTTCACTAATTCTTCCAATGCTATAGCAGCTGATGGTCCGCCTATACCTGTTGATGTAACACTTACCTTAACACCATCTAGATATCCAGTGTATGTAACATATTCTCTACTATCTGCAATTAACTGTGGATTTTCAAAGTGTGCCGCTATTTTTTCGCACCTTTTCGGATCGCCTGGAAGTATAACGTATTTGCCAACTTCCCCTTCTCCAACGTTAATATGATATTGCTTACCTGAACCTTGTGAATAGATCATATTTATCCCTCCATAATTATTATTTATATAAACCGTTTTTGCTATACGCTTACAATTATCTCTATAAAACTAACTATATTTTTAACTTGTCTACTAACTTGTATTTTTGTCTATACAGCAAGTGTAGCATGTCTACTTATACCCGTCAAGTTCTTTTATATTTACTTTAAAACCATAAAATATCTTTATAATTTATAGATATCTATAGACGCTAGTTTATGATAGAATATAAATAAAATCATAGTTTATAGCACTGTTATCATATACACAACATGGCTGTTCTCAGTGCTTCATTGTACAACTGTAAAACTATAGCTATAATTATTATTAACATATTTTTATTGAAATTTTGTGATTTTATAAATATACTTGTCTAGACAAATTCATATTCGGCAGAAAGGTGTTATTTTAATGGACGACTTTAGTATTGTTGGGAAGGAAAAGGAATTAAAATTCGTAACCGTCTATAATCAACTTTTTAAAATGATAAATGAAGGTACTTTTCCTGAAGGAATCAGATTGCCATCAGAACCAGAGTTATCAAAATCACTTGGTGTTAGTAGATCAACTTTAAGGCAAGCACTTGCACTATTACAGGATGATGGAATAGTTAAGAATATTAGAGGAAAAGGAAATTTTATAATAAAGTCTCACTCCGATAAGCCACTGGGCTTAGAGACGATTGGGCATCCAGTATATAGGTGCTCAACCGATTCAATTGATGAAGTTAAAATGAAACTGCGTATAGAACCTTCCACGGACTACTTTAATCAGGCTTTAGGGAAAAAAACTGCTGCTGTTGTACTAATAGATAGGTGGTATAAGTCAAAAGGGATTTCTGCGGCTTATTCTTTCACCTTGTTCCCAATTGAAACTATTTCAAAATTTAATATAGACTTGAACGATTATGATAAAGTTCTACAATTTATAGAAAAGGATTTGTATGAACTATGCAATAATATCATAGTTGAAATAAAGTATTCAACCTCTGGGAATTTTACAGCAAAGGAATCACCAATTTCATCGGAAAATCAATTTTACTTGATACAAGAGACTATGTATATAGATACGGAGTTTCCTATAGCCTCTAACAAGCATTATTTACCACTAAGCTCAAGCTCTATTAAGTTCCATCAGAAAAAATAAAAGAGCACCTAACTGAACTGCCCCCTGTCTCCTTTACATGGGCAGTTCAAACAAGTGCGCTTCTTTATCTCATATCCATGACTCTTATACGCCATTTTCTTTATGATCTTTTGAAATTCTTCTCTTTTATAATATTCATCACCTTTCAAAGGTGATGTTCTTTTAAAATATTATCTGTTTTCTATTTCCATATACTCTCTTGTGGGATTATCTTCATAAGACATCTTTCATTTCCCATTTTTATACTTTTTAATAACTCTACATCAACTTTACACTGAAAAGATTTTTCAAATAGCACTTTGCTATAACCAGTAGTACATTGGCACCATGCATCAGACTCAAGTCTATCTACTTCTGTCAACATTGGGCATGGACAAAAATTAAATTGTAAATAAAGACTTCCATTTTCATAGAATAAACCTGCATCTTTTGCCTTCTGCAAATTTCGAAATTCCTCTAAGTTTGATGATAATTCCATTAGTTCTTTCACTAGTTCTAACTTTTCATCCATTCCATATCCACACTGACACTTCATTCTAATCTTCTTAGTAGTTGCACTATCAAATTTACTTTCTAATCTCTTCATCGTAGAATTTACCCAGGTAGCATTATTCTCAGACTTACCACTTTCTGATTTTCCATATACAACTTCTCTTGCAATATCTTCATTACTCTCATTTTTTATAGCTTCATAAATAACATTCTCTTGAATTTTTCTTATATCAAACATAAAACTCCCCTTTTCTTCACTTTATTTAGTGATCTCTTTATCTCTATTTCTATGATAAAAGAAGTTTTACTATTTTACTTCTGAATTCTTGCTCTATTTAATAGCAATACATAAATCCATAACAACATAATTATTTTTTCTGTCAATATCATGATAGATTCCCAAACCATATCTTTCATCCATCTTATATCCGCTGCGTGGGAGCCAAATATTAAAAATCCCCTGGAATGTTACGAAAATATCCTGTACATATCCATTAAAATGATAGACTGCAAACTTACCACCTTTTATCGTTATAATATTTTCTAACTCCACGTCTTCATAAGTAGTAATACATAAATCATATATACATTTATCTAACTGAGTAATAGACGGATCATTATAAGATTTTTCAATCAAAAGGGTATCTGATTTAATATAAGTTTTGTATCGTTCCATGAAACTGTACCAGTTAACCCCTATCTCTCTATAGTCTCCAATATACCTTTCATAGATTACTTTGAAATCATCCAACCTTCGCATAACAATCTTCTCATCATAATGCTCAAAAGACTTAAACGTATTATGCTCACTAGGACAAAATGGATTAGCAATCTCAGTTGAATTTATAGCCTTTTTAAATTCAATCGGAGAAATTCTGTGTTGTTTGCTAAAAGCTGAACTATAATTCGAAGAGCTGTATCCATAATTAAGTCCAATATCAGTAATGGTTTTATCTTTTTCAACCTTAAGACTTACTGCACTCTGATCTATTTTTATACGTTTGATAAAAGAATAAACGCTTACTCCTGTTTCTTCTTTAAATATCCTACTAAAATGATATTTTGAAAAGTTACAGTGATTAGCAACATCTTCAATGGAGATATCTTCATCTATATGCTGTAAAATATACTCAATACTTTTATTTATCAAAGATTTTTTAATTATTATTTTAACTCACTCCCATAAGAAATCTTATATAAATACAATTCCAATCAAGTAAAATTATAGCAAAACAAACCCTTCTTTTAAACAATATATGAAAAAACAAAGTCCGTAACAGAAGTTGCTACGGACTTTCTGGATAGTTAACTATAATAATTTAGTATAATCAATTTCTATGAAAGGAACCTTATTCTCTATTCGTTCTTTTCTTCCTTTCATAAAATTCATACTCCACTCATCTAAATCATTTAAATTTCTACTTCTTACTATGGCAATATAAAGAATTATCTCTCTAAGCTTAACAAACAATGATATCTGTTTTAACCAAAAGGAATCTAACATCTTATTCTCACAATATCCCTTTAAGAAATGTTTTGCACTCAACTGAGATCCCTGAATATCTAGTTCACCTCTCCAAGTTAAACTCTCATAAAACAATTGAATTGCTATATCATTGATAAACCAACAATAACTTGATTCATCAAAATCAAATAATGTAATCTTATCATCATCAACATGGTAATTGCAAGCTACCATATCTCCATGTATTAATCCATAAGAATTATTGTCTTTAGGTAATTTATTAATTTGCTGTATTAACTCATTTAACGTATCAATAATTTTTGAATGTCCCTTAGGTAAATATTCACTAGCCCTAGAGAGAAAATTATTTTCAGCCCATTGAAATCTTCTACAATTACTAATCGGTGTATACTTCATTGATAAAGTATGTATTTTTGCAGTTAGTTTACCAAGTCGTTCAACATTATGAGTACTCCACGGATATTGTCCTATCCCTTTACCAATGGCTTCTTCAAAAGCTACAACAAAAAAAGCATTGTTTTCAGATGTAACTGTTTCTATTAGTATCTCATTTCTAGAAAATATAGGCTTAGCAACTAATATACCATTACTTGATAGATATTCGATCCACTCCAATTCAGCTTGAATAAGTTGTTTATTTCTATGAGATTCATGAGTTATTCTAATAAATGTTGTTCGCCCATGTACATTAACTCTAAATACATAGTTTTGATGATTCCCTATCAACATTATATCATTATCTTTTACACAATATCTTTGAATTGATTCTGAAATTATTTCTTTTGTAAACTTGCTCTTCAACTTTTCTTCCATTATTAACCTCCATAAATTTAATCTGGTTAGATAATGAAATTTCTCACTCTTCTGCAATACATATTAAATTGCTTAGTCATTTATTTCCCCTCCTGTCAACGTGAAGTTAATTATTATATATAGCATTTTTAGGGTATTCTACTCTTTTTATAATTAAATACTAATATTATAGCAACATTTTCTACCTTCTGGAACAGTAATTTTTATTTACTTTATATATTTACTTCTATTTATTTAATTTTTAGAGATTTGCCAAGAACAATGATTTCATCACAGTTATGCTACAATCTCATCAATTAACTCATCAGAATCATTAAATACTAATTTCTTAAGTCGTGGTGCACAAGGTTTTGAAATTATACCTATGACTTTACCAGTTAGCAGTGCTGAAATGATAGTTCCTTCCCTTATCGTAGATATATTACCTATAAACACCAATGATAAAATTATGGCTAGAATTACAGAAGTACAGTCAAACAAAATCTTGACCTTACCAAAATCAGTTTTAGTTTTATCACTTATGGCAAGTACAAGTCCATCTGGTGCATTTGGCACAATATCCATGGTTATAAACATTACAACTCCTATTGATACAATACCAATGCTTGTGCTCATTAATAATACCTGTATAAAATAATTGCTTGCTTCTATACCTTTCAATAAACCACTGGCAAAATCTACAAAAAACCCAAATGGGAAACTAAAAAGTATTTGCAATAAGCTTTTCAGTTTAAATTTTTTTCGTAAAATAAGAGCCTGTGCTAGGACATAAAAAGCATAGACTCCAATAGTCACTGTTCCAAGACTAACCCCTATAATATTGCTTATAGCTAAAGGAAAAGCTGAAACAGGTGATACTCCCAGATTTGATTTTATAGCAAGATTTATTCCTATAGCCAGGAGAAATAAACCTGCAAAATAAATAGTAATACGTAATATGTATTTCAACTCCGAGTCCCTCCTTATTAAATAATTTTATTTAACTACCTGTACATCATGAAATTGATTAATTTAGTTACAAATTTATTCATTATTGTTGTATATAATCTTCTTGGCACAAATAAAAAAAGAAGCCTCTGCTTCCCCTAAATTAATTATACCATAAACAAAGATTTACTTTCGTGGTGTTTCTTATAAATACCATGCACCTAAGTTGTAAAAATTTTAAATATATCACTTGTATTTAGATATACTAGAACTAATAACTTGTCTCTAAAAAGTTTTCTTAAATTAAGCTTATCGAATAAAACTAATATATTAAGAAAGCTTAGTATTAGTGCACCAAACTTTCTTAATATAAGCTACAAGCTTTTTTTGCAAATAATAAATATCTTGATTTTTATCTCATCTACAACAAAGCCTCACTCTATTTACTTTCAACATTCCTCTTAAATGAGTAATAAGTAGCTACAAAATAACATACATAAATAACTATAATCAATATTAAGGATATACTTATATTAAACATAAAAGCCTTATCTCCAATATATATATCAATTAATGTCCTGCTTGCAGATGCAAAGGCATAAAAAAATATATAGAAACCAAAGACTGCTATAATAATTGGTAGTGTAAAGTATAGGGATATTTGCTTTAAAATTAATCTACCTGTATCTTTATCATCTATACCTAGTTTTCTTAGAGTGTCAAATCTCCCCTTATGCTGTATAGAGTCTGATAGTTGCTGCAACGCAAGTACTGTTAAGCTTATCATCAGTAACACAGTGCCACCATATATTCCAAGAATCCTCATACCTAAAGTAACATTTAATATTTCATTAGTCTCTGCTGCCTTTAATCTGATTGTTAAAGGATTATTCTTCTTCTCACTAAGCATATTCCCATAGTTTTTTATAAACCAGTTTGGTATAAGTTCTGTTTCAACTTTCACTAATTTATCGTTGCTAATCTTCATGGCTGTATTAGCATAAAAATCCTTAGCTGCTAAACCCAAGTTTTCGCACCATTTATCAGGTATAACTACAAGTCCACCTTCATAAGTATTATAAATATATTCTCCAATAGAATCTTTGTAGTATGGATTTGAACTAAGCTTCAACTCCTTATCTTTTATTTTCAGAGTTGAATTTTCACTTACATGCTCGTCAATAAATTTATCATCTACAAGCTTTAACCATTGAGTTGTGAATTCATCATCCTCAAGCCTCACTTCATCATATCCAAGCATTTCTCTTAAATGATTATAATCACTTAATCCTATAGCAAATAGCGGCATATTTTTTTTATCTGTATCATATAGCTTTTTATCATAAATATAGTATTGCTCCACTTCACAATAATCCTTAAAATTATAGTTTTCACTGTCTAAAAATTCTACTAATCCACTATAATCAATTTTGGATATATTCTCTGTTTTGCTCATAATATTTAACCTACTTGCTACAACTGTATCAAAAGGAATTCTATTGTCTAAGTAGCCTAAACTCCACTGTGATAATAGAAGTGTCAAAGTAAAGCATAGTGCAGCACCTAAGAAAGTTATAGAAATTGTGGCCATTAACATGGGAGCTGTCTTTATTTTTGAAACCACTGCTCCTATTAAAAAGAGATTTGTGTACTCATACTTAAACTTTATCCATCTTTCTTTAATTAAAATTAATACATATGCCAAGGAATAGAATAATGCATAAGTTCCACCAATAAAGCCTGTTACCGCAAGGCCAGCATATGTAATCTCATTTCCCTGCTTTAACTGGACATTTTCTATTACCCGCAAAATCCTATAGACAGAATATCCACAAAGTATATAAAGCAAAATAGCTATAATAAATACACTAATGTATATTATCTTACCTCTCTTAAACTGAAATTCAGTCTTCTTTTCATCATTCAGCATATGAATCAATTTAGTCTTACTTAAAGTTCTTATATTTATAAGCCCAATTATGCAAAACATTGCAGTAAAAAATAACAAAGTTATTGCCACAGTGTCTATATAAAGCTTAAAGGAAAATATAATCTTTTGATTTGCAGTCATAAGAATTAAAGCAGTAACCATCTGGGAAAACAAAGTTCCAAGAAATATTCCAAAAACTATGGAAACTATACCCATTACCAAGGTTTCAATAAAAAACATGAGGGCTACATTTCTTTGTGGAATACCTAGTAATATATAAGTTGCAAACTCTTTTTTGCGTCTCTTCATCATATATTTATTTACATAACCTATAAGCAAAATAAGCAATCCTGTTATGATATATGTAGTGTACTTTATCATGATTTTAAGGTATTTAAAATTATAGGTATCTTCTGTTATCAACTCGTAATGTGAGCTTGATAATGACATAAAGGCATAAAACAGGCTTACACATATAATTAGTGTAACAAAATAAATTACATAATCCTTAATAGAGCGTCGTGCATTGCTTAAAGCCAACTTAGCGTACATCTCTCATGTCACCCCCAAGCAGTGCTACCACATCCAGAATCTGATTAAAAAATTGCTTTCTGGTATTTTGTCCCTTTATAAGTTCTGTAAATATCTTTCCATCTTTAATAAATAAAATTCTGTCACAGTAGCTTGCAGTAAAGGAATCGTGGGTTACCATTAGAATAGTTGCCCCTAAATCCTTATTTAAGTGCGAAATCATTTCTATAAGCATTTGAGCTGATCTTGAATCCAATGCACCAGTTGGTTCATCAGCTAAAATAAGTTTTGGATTTGTAATTAACGCTCTGGCACAGGCACATCTCTGCTTCTGCCCACCAGAAACCTCATAAGGATATTTATTAAGAATATCCGCTATCCCTAACTCTGAAGCTACAGCCTTTACTTTGTTGTCTATATCCTGCTTTTTATGCCTGTTGATTGTTAATGCTAAGGCTATATTCTCATGAATTGTCAAAGTATCTATCAAATTAAAATCCTGAAATATAAAACCTAGGTTCTCTCTTCTAAACTTGGCAATATCTTTTTGATTTATTGATGTTAAATCCTTCCCATCAATATAAATATGTCCTGAGCTTACCTCATCAATGGTAGATATAGTATTTAGTAAAGTTGTCTTACCAGAACCAGAAGGTCCCATAACCCCTACAAATTCTCCCTTAACTACCTGAAAACTTATGTCATCAATGGCCTTTACCACATTCCCCTTATTTCCATAATACTTTTCTATACTTTTTATATCTAATATCTTATCCAACATCCTCACCTCAGTTATATTGTACACAATTTCTTCTCTGCTTGATTCTATTAAACCTTACTTTTAAGTTACAACTTTGTCACTTTAAATATGTTGAAAGCATAAAATCAGATTTTAAATTCGCTTATATTACTTATAGGATTAAAGAACTTGAACTGCAAAAAGAGCCTATATGGCTCCATCTCTGCAAAAGTTACCTTTAGGAAAAGTAATTATTATTTTCGTATATAAATTCTCTTTTGAATCTACTGCTATTAACAAGCCCAACTTATTACAAAGCTTTTTACATAAATACAAGCCTATTCCCGTAGACTTGTGACTTTTCCGTCCTTTACTTCCTGTAAAACCCTTGTCAAATACACGCCCAACCTCACTGTCAGGTATTCCTATTCCGTTATCTTTAATAATAAGTTGAACTCCACCTTTGATATCTCTTGTATAAATCTTAACTATTGGTAGCTGAGCTTTTCTATACTTTACTGCATTAACTATTATCTGATTAATTATAAACTCCAACCACTTACTATCACAGTATACACCTTTATCAAGGTCTGTTAAGTCTATATCTATATTATTAAGAATAAACATCTGTTTATTTCTGATAATCACATTATTGACACACTGTTCCAATGAAATTTCTTTTATTAGATAGTCCTTTTGAGTTTCCTCACTTCTGGCGTAAAATAAAGCTTGTTCAACATATCTATCTATATTTTCAAGTTCCTCTAATACAGCTCTTGATGTACTTGTTTTATTATTTTCTTCTATGAGTTTAATAGCGGATATAGGCGTCTTTACTTCATGTATCCATTGCTCAATATACTCCTTATATTCCTTACGGGAAGTCTTGGCTTTATTCACTTCTTCAAGCATGGACTTGCCAGATTTCTTAATTAAATCGTAATATGGA is a window encoding:
- a CDS encoding glutamate-5-semialdehyde dehydrogenase is translated as MNITESATLAKKASISLANSNSDSKNNALIEISKALLERQEEILKANNEDIERAINENLSDPLLKRLKFDKNKIDDVISGIKSLINLPEPVGKTLAATELDKGLELYKISCPIGVTGVIFESRPDALVQISTLCLKSGNAVLLKGGREAFNTNRVLFNIIKTASEAAGIPTGWIHLLETRDDVNEMLKLDKYIDLLIPRGSNEFVQYIMKNSNIPVMGHADGICHCYVDSEADLDMAVKVVLDSKTQYVSVCNATETLLVNKDIAKEFLPLLKIELDKKNVELVGCPEAQKIIFVNSASEEDWKTEYLDYKLSIKIVKTIQEAIEHINTYSSGHTEAIITKNKESAELFMNLIDSANVFWNCSTRFSDGFRYGFGAEVGISTSKLHARGPVGLDGLLIYKYKLYGNGNIVQDYANKTKTFTHKKI
- a CDS encoding YczE/YyaS/YitT family protein, which gives rise to MDNIIQKTKDKSYTAFFMKVIIALVGVSLVGFGLAFNSAGMLGNDPIAVLYDGVRNILGFQPEKLGLVTNLVNLILLAIVFIFGRKYINIGTFIYAVPMGNFISLGFKLHEVMNISNDLSGRILTAFLGCSMLFLGVGIFISANIGMDPVTGVVMVIRDKIKREYKVAKIICDVISLVLGFTFGGKIGVVTVIAAFIAGPTIQKVSELFNKTILKKLNLSS
- a CDS encoding phosphopentomutase, whose amino-acid sequence is MKKYKRIFTIVIDSLGVGEMKDSKEYGDVGVDTLGHIAESVESFKIPNLQKLGLANLHSIRNVEPVEKPLGYFMKMREASIGKDTMTGHWEMMGLKIETPFKTFTDTGFPDELLEELKIKTGHNIVGNKSASGTEILDEFGEHQMKTGDMIVYTSADSVLQICGHEETFGLEELYRCCEIARQLTFKDEWKVGRIIARPYIGAKKGEFSRTSNRHDYALKPFGQTALNTLKDNGFDVISVGKINDIFDREGITEAHKSKSSVHGMEQTLEIMDKDFNGLCFVNLVDFDALWGHRRNPVGYAEELEKFDVNLGKVLEKLKEDDLLIITADHGNDPTYIGSDHTRELVPFLAYSPAMSGNGLIETSDSFAAIGATIAANFQLEMPKDTIGESVLPKLI
- the udp gene encoding uridine phosphorylase — encoded protein: MIYSQGSGKQYHINVGEGEVGKYVILPGDPKRCEKIAAHFENPQLIADSREYVTYTGYLDGVKVSVTSTGIGGPSAAIALEELVKCGAYTFIRVGTCGGMEINVKGGDVVVATGAIRMEGTSKEYAPIEFPAVANFDVANSLVQACKELDKTHHVGVVQCKDSFYGQHSPETKPVSYELMDKWNAWLRCGTLASEMESAALFVVGSYLRVRVGSVFLVVANQEREKSGLENIQVHDTETAIEVAIQGIRNLIKSDKERN
- a CDS encoding GntR family transcriptional regulator; the protein is MDDFSIVGKEKELKFVTVYNQLFKMINEGTFPEGIRLPSEPELSKSLGVSRSTLRQALALLQDDGIVKNIRGKGNFIIKSHSDKPLGLETIGHPVYRCSTDSIDEVKMKLRIEPSTDYFNQALGKKTAAVVLIDRWYKSKGISAAYSFTLFPIETISKFNIDLNDYDKVLQFIEKDLYELCNNIIVEIKYSTSGNFTAKESPISSENQFYLIQETMYIDTEFPIASNKHYLPLSSSSIKFHQKK
- a CDS encoding DUF6144 family protein, with the protein product MFDIRKIQENVIYEAIKNESNEDIAREVVYGKSESGKSENNATWVNSTMKRLESKFDSATTKKIRMKCQCGYGMDEKLELVKELMELSSNLEEFRNLQKAKDAGLFYENGSLYLQFNFCPCPMLTEVDRLESDAWCQCTTGYSKVLFEKSFQCKVDVELLKSIKMGNERCLMKIIPQESIWK
- a CDS encoding AraC family transcriptional regulator, producing the protein MIIKKSLINKSIEYILQHIDEDISIEDVANHCNFSKYHFSRIFKEETGVSVYSFIKRIKIDQSAVSLKVEKDKTITDIGLNYGYSSSNYSSAFSKQHRISPIEFKKAINSTEIANPFCPSEHNTFKSFEHYDEKIVMRRLDDFKVIYERYIGDYREIGVNWYSFMERYKTYIKSDTLLIEKSYNDPSITQLDKCIYDLCITTYEDVELENIITIKGGKFAVYHFNGYVQDIFVTFQGIFNIWLPRSGYKMDERYGLGIYHDIDRKNNYVVMDLCIAIK
- a CDS encoding phosphotransferase enzyme family protein; the encoded protein is MEEKLKSKFTKEIISESIQRYCVKDNDIMLIGNHQNYVFRVNVHGRTTFIRITHESHRNKQLIQAELEWIEYLSSNGILVAKPIFSRNEILIETVTSENNAFFVVAFEEAIGKGIGQYPWSTHNVERLGKLTAKIHTLSMKYTPISNCRRFQWAENNFLSRASEYLPKGHSKIIDTLNELIQQINKLPKDNNSYGLIHGDMVACNYHVDDDKITLFDFDESSYCWFINDIAIQLFYESLTWRGELDIQGSQLSAKHFLKGYCENKMLDSFWLKQISLFVKLREIILYIAIVRSRNLNDLDEWSMNFMKGRKERIENKVPFIEIDYTKLL
- a CDS encoding YczE/YyaS/YitT family protein; its protein translation is MKYILRITIYFAGLFLLAIGINLAIKSNLGVSPVSAFPLAISNIIGVSLGTVTIGVYAFYVLAQALILRKKFKLKSLLQILFSFPFGFFVDFASGLLKGIEASNYFIQVLLMSTSIGIVSIGVVMFITMDIVPNAPDGLVLAISDKTKTDFGKVKILFDCTSVILAIILSLVFIGNISTIREGTIISALLTGKVIGIISKPCAPRLKKLVFNDSDELIDEIVA